A region of Paractinoplanes abujensis DNA encodes the following proteins:
- a CDS encoding LysR family transcriptional regulator — protein MDLDTATLRAFVTVAAELHFGRAAARLGVSQQALSKRIRRLETDLGAALVDRDDRRSIRLTADGQRVLPQAVAVIRAVDRLGAGRPPERLRVDAMGDHLAPMAWLRRASVTVPVEVTERPPAATAEHLLMAGRAELAFGRAGAVPGPWPADLRRRLVMLEPLAVLVPATHRWAARERLPLAELAGARLWFPMAGAPVEWQDYVAEFAASTGAGIDTRGSTFGFANWAEDVTAGVAPPSLIGEAMRLPDERMRSVPLSDPTPVFPWWLLWRSDIDDATVAELVAAMGFAAGPPSRRDTWMPEADADLRDR, from the coding sequence GTGGACCTGGACACCGCGACGCTGCGGGCGTTCGTCACGGTGGCCGCGGAGCTGCACTTCGGGCGGGCCGCCGCCCGGCTCGGGGTCAGCCAGCAGGCGTTGTCGAAACGGATCCGGCGGCTCGAAACCGACCTCGGCGCCGCCCTGGTGGACCGGGACGACCGGCGGTCGATCCGGCTGACCGCGGACGGGCAGCGGGTGCTGCCGCAGGCCGTGGCGGTGATCCGAGCTGTGGATCGGCTCGGCGCGGGGCGGCCGCCGGAGCGGTTACGGGTCGACGCCATGGGCGACCACCTCGCCCCGATGGCCTGGCTGCGGCGGGCGTCGGTGACGGTCCCGGTCGAGGTGACCGAGCGGCCACCCGCCGCCACGGCCGAGCATCTGCTGATGGCGGGGCGGGCCGAGCTGGCGTTCGGGCGGGCCGGCGCCGTGCCCGGCCCGTGGCCCGCGGACCTGCGGCGGCGGCTGGTGATGCTCGAACCCCTGGCGGTGCTCGTGCCGGCGACGCACCGCTGGGCGGCACGCGAGCGGCTGCCGCTGGCCGAGCTGGCCGGGGCGCGGCTGTGGTTCCCGATGGCGGGGGCGCCGGTCGAGTGGCAGGACTACGTCGCCGAATTCGCCGCGTCGACGGGGGCCGGCATCGACACGCGCGGGTCGACGTTCGGGTTCGCGAACTGGGCCGAGGACGTCACGGCGGGGGTCGCGCCGCCGTCGCTGATCGGGGAGGCGATGCGGCTGCCGGACGAACGGATGCGCAGCGTGCCCCTGAGCGACCCGACCCCGGTGTTCCCGTGGTGGCTGTTGTGGCGCAGCGACATCGACGACGCGACCGTGGCGGAACTCGTGGCCGCGATGGGGTTCGCCGCGGGGCCGCCCTCGCGCCGCGACACCTGGATGCCGGAGGCCGACGCGGACCTCCGTGATCGATGA
- a CDS encoding amidase produces MTITGPSDRHVRAAADHLGLPLTDAGVAAVRADIAPIIELLGGLDALAEPLPPVRYPRTPGHRPAPADDPYNGWAVRTDIAGAASGPLAGHRIAVKDTVGVAGVPMTAGSATLQGFAPDFDATIVTRILDAGGNLAGKANCEYFCYGAGSHTSANGPVRNPWDPARTAGGSSSGSAVLVASGAVPMAVGGDQGGSIRVPAAHCGIYGLKPTHGLVPYTGVMPVDPSIDHVGPMTATVADNALLLDVLAGPDGLDPRQVGVRKGDYLGAVTGGVKGLRVGLLTEGFGQPLAEPGVERLVRSAADRLAAAGATVVEVSVPEHRTMMNVWAAIILEGTVQVAMHGNGAWTGITGLNPTALMRAHSAWRHRAHLLSEPIKTGLIAGHYLREVYGGVYYAKAQNLVRAARQAYDTALNDVDVLALPTVPFVAPPLPVGTSRAEMSAPGFDPVVNTAPFDCTGHPALSVPCGLSEGLPAGLMLVGRHWDEATLYRAAGVLERSGDWREWRSDAVAPHRP; encoded by the coding sequence ATGACTATCACCGGACCGTCCGACCGGCACGTCCGGGCCGCCGCCGACCACCTGGGGCTGCCGCTGACCGACGCCGGCGTCGCCGCCGTACGGGCCGACATCGCGCCCATCATCGAGCTGCTGGGCGGGCTCGACGCCCTGGCCGAGCCGCTGCCCCCGGTGCGGTATCCGCGCACCCCGGGCCACCGTCCGGCCCCGGCCGACGACCCGTACAACGGCTGGGCCGTCCGCACCGACATCGCCGGCGCCGCATCCGGGCCGCTGGCCGGGCATCGGATCGCCGTCAAGGACACGGTCGGCGTGGCCGGGGTGCCGATGACCGCCGGATCGGCCACGTTGCAGGGTTTCGCGCCCGACTTCGACGCCACGATCGTGACCCGCATCCTCGACGCGGGCGGAAACCTGGCCGGCAAGGCGAACTGCGAGTACTTCTGCTACGGCGCGGGCAGCCACACCAGCGCGAACGGGCCCGTACGCAACCCGTGGGACCCGGCCCGCACGGCCGGCGGCTCCTCGTCGGGCAGCGCGGTGCTGGTCGCCTCGGGCGCGGTGCCGATGGCCGTGGGCGGTGACCAGGGCGGCTCCATCCGGGTGCCCGCCGCCCACTGCGGAATCTACGGGCTCAAGCCGACCCACGGGCTCGTGCCGTACACGGGTGTCATGCCGGTCGACCCGTCGATCGACCACGTCGGACCGATGACCGCCACCGTGGCCGACAACGCGCTGCTGCTCGACGTGCTGGCCGGTCCCGACGGGCTCGACCCGCGCCAAGTCGGCGTCCGCAAAGGCGACTACCTCGGCGCGGTGACCGGCGGTGTCAAGGGCCTGCGCGTCGGCCTGCTCACCGAGGGTTTCGGGCAGCCGCTGGCCGAGCCGGGCGTCGAACGGCTCGTCCGGTCGGCCGCCGACCGGCTGGCCGCGGCCGGAGCCACGGTCGTCGAGGTGTCGGTGCCCGAGCACCGCACGATGATGAACGTCTGGGCGGCGATCATCCTGGAGGGCACCGTTCAGGTGGCCATGCACGGCAACGGCGCCTGGACGGGCATCACCGGCCTCAACCCGACCGCGCTGATGCGGGCCCACTCGGCCTGGCGCCACCGGGCCCACCTGCTGTCCGAGCCCATCAAGACCGGCCTGATCGCGGGCCATTACCTGCGCGAGGTCTACGGCGGCGTCTACTACGCCAAGGCCCAGAACCTCGTCCGCGCCGCGCGGCAGGCCTACGACACCGCCCTGAACGACGTCGACGTGCTCGCGCTGCCCACCGTGCCGTTCGTCGCGCCGCCGCTACCCGTGGGCACCAGCCGGGCCGAGATGTCCGCCCCCGGCTTCGACCCCGTGGTCAACACTGCGCCCTTCGACTGCACCGGCCACCCCGCCCTCTCCGTGCCGTGCGGCCTCAGCGAGGGGCTGCCCGCCGGCCTGATGCTGGTCGGCCGCCATTGGGACGAGGCGACCCTCTACCGGGCCGCCGGCGTCCTCGAACGCTCCGGCGACTGGCGAGAATGGCGGAGCGACGCGGTGGCACCCCACCGGCCCTGA
- a CDS encoding amidase, with product MIDATAMAALITSGEASPAELVSAAIRRIEELDGRVNAVVHRRFEQALDEAAGPLPDGPFRGVPILLKDLRSGSAGDPDHQGNAFLRGLGHRATHDAHVTALLRRAGFIVLGRTNTPEFGLVSTTEPRATGPTRNPWDLTRSPGGSSGGSAVAVATGMVPVAQGTDGGGSLRMPSSHCGVFGFKSSRGRVSAGPDEGDALAAHNIYGVITRSVRDSAAALDAISGYQSGDPVVAPRPATTFLDAVTADPGSLRIGVMLVDDVHGYPVDPQVNAVVRRMADRLTALGHHVEEAYPAAMTDPAYLEHWLGLLSPSVTVLMDDLAAMAGRPLRRDECEEVTWWWAEQGAKVSAAEYVRHEVWRDDFRRRMASWWTGGHDLLLSPVVPNPPPELGLFDGPDGVQRSIDILCFTPQFNTTGQPAMAVPAALSAEGLPIGVQFAAAYGREETLFALAGQLEAAHPWSGVTA from the coding sequence GTGATCGACGCTACGGCGATGGCCGCGCTCATCACCTCCGGCGAGGCCAGCCCGGCCGAGCTGGTGAGCGCGGCGATCCGCCGGATCGAGGAGCTCGACGGCCGGGTCAACGCGGTCGTGCACCGCCGCTTCGAGCAGGCCCTCGACGAGGCCGCGGGCCCGCTGCCGGACGGACCGTTCCGCGGCGTCCCCATCCTGCTCAAGGACCTGCGCAGCGGCAGCGCCGGCGACCCCGACCATCAGGGCAACGCCTTCCTGCGCGGCCTCGGCCACCGCGCAACCCACGACGCGCACGTGACGGCGCTGCTGCGCCGGGCCGGCTTCATCGTGCTCGGACGCACCAACACCCCCGAGTTCGGCCTGGTGTCCACGACCGAGCCGCGCGCCACCGGCCCCACCCGCAACCCGTGGGACCTCACCCGGTCGCCCGGCGGCTCCTCGGGCGGCTCGGCCGTCGCGGTCGCCACCGGCATGGTGCCCGTGGCCCAGGGCACCGACGGCGGCGGCTCGCTGCGCATGCCGTCGTCGCACTGCGGAGTGTTCGGTTTCAAGAGCAGCCGGGGCCGGGTCAGCGCCGGACCCGACGAGGGCGACGCGCTGGCCGCACACAACATCTACGGCGTCATCACCCGCAGCGTGCGCGACAGCGCGGCCGCCCTCGACGCCATCTCCGGCTATCAGTCCGGCGACCCGGTGGTGGCGCCGCGGCCGGCCACGACCTTCCTCGACGCCGTGACTGCCGATCCCGGCTCGCTGCGGATCGGCGTGATGCTCGTCGACGACGTGCACGGTTACCCGGTCGACCCGCAGGTGAACGCGGTCGTGCGGCGGATGGCCGACCGGCTGACCGCGCTCGGCCACCACGTCGAGGAGGCGTACCCGGCGGCGATGACCGACCCCGCCTACCTCGAGCACTGGCTGGGTCTGCTCAGCCCCAGCGTCACCGTGCTGATGGACGACCTGGCCGCCATGGCCGGACGGCCGCTGCGCCGCGACGAGTGCGAGGAGGTGACGTGGTGGTGGGCCGAGCAGGGAGCCAAGGTGTCGGCGGCCGAATACGTACGGCACGAGGTCTGGCGCGACGACTTCCGCCGCCGCATGGCCTCGTGGTGGACCGGCGGCCACGACCTGCTGCTCAGCCCGGTCGTGCCCAACCCGCCGCCTGAGCTGGGGCTGTTCGACGGGCCGGACGGCGTTCAGCGCTCCATCGACATCCTCTGCTTCACGCCGCAGTTCAACACCACCGGCCAGCCGGCCATGGCGGTGCCGGCCGCACTGTCTGCGGAGGGCCTTCCGATCGGGGTGCAGTTCGCGGCCGCCTACGGCCGGGAGGAAACGCTGTTCGCGCTGGCCGGGCAGCTCGAGGCGGCGCACCCGTGGAGCGGGGTCACCGCATGA
- a CDS encoding sugar ABC transporter substrate-binding protein: MGVAALLGTTACGGGDDASASGSTGGLKVAYSSPVASQPGQQIVTNGLNAGAKELGWEVNVIDANLSADQQVSNVQTMIQQQAAAIGLWALDSGAMEGTYAQAKAANIPVIGVNSEGANVSSTVWWGVNRCDDDQSPYRQAAKQIADARPGGKVIVMGGPPVPSIQANVKCFSDAAKAAGLTILAQIDNTKDTSANAASLTADTFTKYPDVDAVWSYNDSSAIGASTSATRAGRKISDGTTEGIIIQGSNGDPDAIEAIKQGRLSGTWDPDSYATGMAVIKAMDDAKKGVTGKNYVVTAKYWSQANIAEYKDTATLGYTLATIPVTEK, encoded by the coding sequence ATGGGCGTCGCCGCCCTGCTCGGCACCACCGCCTGCGGCGGGGGCGACGACGCCTCGGCCTCCGGCAGCACCGGCGGTCTCAAGGTCGCCTACTCCAGCCCGGTGGCCTCGCAGCCCGGCCAGCAGATCGTCACCAACGGCCTCAACGCCGGGGCCAAGGAACTGGGCTGGGAGGTCAACGTCATCGACGCCAACCTCTCGGCCGACCAGCAGGTCTCCAACGTGCAGACGATGATCCAGCAGCAGGCCGCCGCGATCGGGCTCTGGGCGCTCGACTCCGGCGCCATGGAGGGCACCTACGCCCAGGCCAAGGCGGCCAACATCCCGGTCATCGGCGTCAACTCGGAAGGCGCGAACGTCTCCTCGACCGTGTGGTGGGGCGTCAACCGCTGTGACGACGACCAGTCGCCGTACCGGCAGGCGGCCAAGCAGATCGCCGACGCCCGCCCCGGCGGCAAAGTGATCGTCATGGGCGGCCCGCCGGTGCCGTCGATCCAGGCCAACGTGAAGTGCTTCAGCGACGCGGCCAAGGCGGCCGGGCTGACCATCCTGGCCCAGATCGACAACACCAAGGACACCTCGGCCAACGCGGCGTCGCTGACCGCCGACACGTTCACCAAGTACCCGGACGTGGACGCGGTCTGGTCGTACAACGACTCGTCGGCCATCGGCGCGTCGACCTCGGCCACCCGGGCCGGGCGCAAGATCTCCGACGGCACCACCGAGGGCATCATCATCCAGGGCTCGAACGGTGACCCGGACGCGATCGAGGCGATCAAGCAGGGCCGGCTCAGCGGCACGTGGGACCCGGACTCGTACGCCACCGGCATGGCCGTCATCAAGGCCATGGACGACGCCAAGAAGGGCGTGACCGGCAAGAACTACGTGGTGACGGCGAAGTACTGGAGCCAGGCCAACATCGCCGAGTACAAGGACACCGCGACCCTCGGCTACACGCTGGCCACCATCCCGGTCACCGAGAAGTAA
- a CDS encoding FAD-dependent oxidoreductase encodes MPQVQDQAIIQAVCDTFAPSLSAPEGVDEATAAFYRDGARARGIDVAVAGAVGSLDVLTRGAIAELLDRLGPDFVTADLDSRTATLLAVADESMRLRLGVRQLKAMTLATLVGAVDETGTNPAWPALGYPGPATKPPAAPKNFPLVSLPAGEAQLEADVVVIGSGAGGAIIAARAAQAGLSVLVLEAAQYRNEADFRQIDSIGAATMFLRGGSLWSSSGQMGVLAGATLGGGTVINSMVCLRTPQHIRELWTSYGLEGLDGPDFDKFTDMVWDRIGVNTDATQYNANTRAMITGLASLGYRHERLPRNAAPDDDATMCGYCNAGCQQGKKRSTLHTYLQDAVDAGARVVVGAHVDRIVTADGRATGVLATVDGSTSLSVSAGHVVVAAGGIESPAVLLRSGIGGPAVGKNLTLHPAWIVTGVYEEPVEAWHGQIQSAVSFDLTRVVDGGGFLVESLALNPGTWAGQSPFTDGRTTRDQLRRLPYFATWHGVSHDHGSGEVYLDADGRAAVHWNLDDDVDHRIAVRAHTELARMHREAGATEIFTFHWSDQRWRSGEDFDAYLQQLTDSPINDHTAFSAHQMGSCRLGADPATSVADGWGQLHDVAGVWIGDASALPTAPGVNPMITVMALAERTASALVKSL; translated from the coding sequence ATGCCGCAAGTGCAGGACCAGGCGATCATCCAGGCGGTTTGCGACACGTTCGCGCCGTCCCTGAGCGCCCCTGAAGGCGTCGACGAGGCCACTGCTGCGTTCTACCGCGACGGCGCCCGAGCCCGGGGCATCGACGTCGCCGTGGCCGGCGCGGTCGGGTCGCTCGACGTGCTTACTCGCGGGGCCATCGCCGAGCTGCTGGATCGGCTCGGGCCGGACTTCGTGACGGCCGACCTCGATTCCCGTACGGCGACGCTGCTGGCGGTGGCCGACGAGTCCATGCGGCTGCGTCTCGGCGTACGGCAGCTCAAGGCCATGACCCTCGCGACGCTGGTCGGAGCCGTGGACGAGACCGGGACCAACCCGGCGTGGCCGGCGCTGGGCTATCCCGGCCCGGCCACCAAGCCCCCGGCCGCGCCCAAGAACTTCCCGCTCGTGTCGCTGCCCGCCGGCGAGGCCCAGCTGGAGGCCGACGTCGTGGTGATCGGTTCGGGTGCGGGCGGCGCGATCATCGCGGCCCGCGCGGCCCAGGCCGGGCTGTCGGTGCTCGTCCTGGAGGCCGCGCAGTATCGCAACGAGGCCGACTTCCGGCAGATCGACTCGATCGGCGCGGCCACGATGTTCCTGCGGGGCGGCTCGCTGTGGTCGTCCTCGGGGCAGATGGGCGTGCTGGCCGGCGCGACCCTGGGCGGCGGCACGGTGATCAACTCGATGGTGTGCCTGCGCACGCCGCAGCACATCCGCGAGCTCTGGACCTCGTACGGGCTCGAAGGTCTGGACGGACCCGACTTCGACAAGTTCACCGACATGGTGTGGGACCGGATCGGGGTCAACACCGACGCCACCCAGTACAACGCCAACACCCGGGCCATGATCACCGGCCTGGCCTCGCTGGGGTACCGGCACGAACGGCTGCCCCGCAACGCCGCGCCGGACGACGACGCGACGATGTGCGGCTACTGCAACGCCGGCTGTCAGCAGGGCAAGAAGCGCTCCACCCTGCACACGTACCTGCAGGACGCCGTGGACGCGGGCGCGCGGGTCGTGGTCGGTGCGCACGTCGACCGGATCGTCACCGCGGACGGGCGCGCCACGGGTGTGCTGGCCACCGTCGACGGTTCCACGTCGCTGTCCGTCTCGGCGGGCCACGTCGTCGTCGCGGCCGGTGGCATCGAATCGCCCGCGGTGCTGCTGCGCTCCGGCATCGGCGGCCCCGCGGTCGGCAAGAACCTCACGCTGCACCCGGCCTGGATCGTCACCGGCGTCTACGAGGAGCCGGTCGAGGCGTGGCACGGTCAGATCCAGTCCGCCGTCAGCTTCGACCTGACCCGGGTCGTCGACGGCGGCGGTTTCCTGGTCGAAAGCCTCGCTCTCAACCCCGGCACGTGGGCCGGGCAGTCCCCGTTCACCGACGGCCGCACGACCCGCGACCAGCTGCGCAGGCTGCCCTACTTCGCGACCTGGCACGGGGTTTCGCACGACCACGGCAGCGGCGAGGTCTACCTCGACGCCGACGGGCGGGCCGCCGTGCACTGGAACCTCGACGACGACGTCGATCACCGCATCGCCGTACGGGCGCACACCGAACTGGCCCGGATGCACCGCGAGGCCGGCGCCACCGAGATCTTCACGTTCCACTGGAGCGACCAGCGCTGGCGCAGCGGTGAGGACTTCGACGCCTATCTGCAGCAGCTGACCGACTCGCCGATCAACGACCACACCGCTTTCTCCGCCCATCAGATGGGCTCCTGCCGGCTCGGCGCCGACCCGGCCACCTCGGTGGCCGACGGCTGGGGACAGCTTCACGACGTCGCGGGCGTCTGGATCGGGGACGCGTCCGCGTTGCCGACCGCGCCCGGCGTCAACCCCATGATCACCGTCATGGCGCTGGCCGAGCGGACCGCCTCGGCCCTCGTCAAGTCTCTCTAA
- a CDS encoding ABC transporter permease yields the protein MSQDTQIRPPAKVEAPSSPGLLTTVWRASGKTTGVLAGLILLVVYLSITQPIFMTWGNITNIVASNSVVLVLAVGATFVIISGGLDLSTASAAAVTGMSYGMLLQHGMSAWVAVAGALAVGLLLGIVNGVLISYVKISFLVVTLGTLSIFESAALVMSQGKTINVFSIEGFQPIYNLVNGRVAGLPYLLIFDVVLVVVAALVLRYTTFGRGVYALGSNREAARLNGINVARTTLSVFLIAGLAAAVASLIQVGRLTGASPGIDSTLLLTVVAAVLIGGTAYTGGDGGVGGTVLGVLFLGVIQNGLTLSDVSTFWRGTVNGVVLIVAVALGVARDRGWLRFNRGRTPASS from the coding sequence ATGAGTCAGGACACGCAAATACGTCCGCCGGCGAAGGTCGAGGCGCCCTCGTCGCCCGGCTTGCTCACCACCGTGTGGCGGGCGTCGGGCAAGACCACCGGTGTGCTGGCCGGCCTGATCCTGCTGGTCGTCTACCTGTCGATCACCCAGCCGATCTTCATGACCTGGGGCAACATCACCAACATCGTGGCCAGCAACAGCGTGGTGCTGGTGCTCGCGGTCGGCGCGACCTTCGTGATCATCTCGGGCGGGCTCGACCTGTCCACCGCCTCGGCGGCCGCGGTCACCGGCATGTCGTACGGGATGCTGCTGCAACACGGGATGAGCGCCTGGGTCGCGGTCGCCGGTGCGCTGGCCGTCGGTCTGCTCCTGGGCATCGTCAACGGTGTCCTGATCTCGTACGTGAAGATCTCCTTCCTGGTCGTCACGCTGGGCACGCTGTCGATCTTCGAGAGCGCGGCGCTGGTGATGTCGCAGGGCAAGACGATCAACGTGTTCTCGATCGAGGGCTTCCAGCCGATCTACAACCTGGTCAACGGCCGGGTGGCCGGGCTTCCCTACCTGCTGATCTTCGACGTGGTCCTGGTCGTGGTGGCCGCCCTGGTGCTGCGTTACACGACCTTCGGGCGCGGCGTCTACGCGCTCGGCTCCAACCGCGAGGCGGCCCGGCTCAACGGCATCAACGTGGCCCGGACGACGCTCAGCGTGTTCCTGATCGCCGGCCTGGCCGCCGCCGTGGCCAGCCTGATCCAGGTCGGCCGGCTCACCGGCGCCAGCCCCGGCATCGACTCCACGCTGCTGCTCACGGTCGTGGCCGCGGTGCTGATCGGGGGCACGGCCTACACCGGCGGCGACGGCGGCGTGGGCGGAACGGTCCTCGGCGTCCTGTTCCTCGGCGTGATCCAGAACGGTCTGACGTTGAGCGACGTGTCGACGTTCTGGCGCGGCACGGTCAACGGCGTCGTCCTGATCGTCGCGGTCGCGCTCGGAGTGGCCCGCGACCGGGGCTGGTTGCGGTTCAATCGGGGCAGGACCCCAGCCTCATCCTGA
- a CDS encoding sugar ABC transporter ATP-binding protein, producing MNASAAPLVEVRGVSKRYPGVLALDNASLTVSPGEIVALTGENGSGKSTLSKIIGGAEQPDGGTVLVDGVETVIANPATALQLGIVMISQELTLAPQLTVAENVFMGRLPRRGRVIDWATARRRAREELAALDVHVDVDAKVGDLSVELQQEVEIARAVSSKARLLILDEATSSLSEHATERLLELVRDQAERGVAVLMISHRMPELYATASRAAVLRDGKLVGTVPLPSTPESQLVRMMVGRELNDYYGSRDCVPGDVVLQVRDLASADGALAPTSFEVRSGEIVGIAGLVGSGKAQLGMALGGAIAATGDVRVNGTAVALGDPRRALGAGIGLVPDDRKRAALLPTRSVAHNMTLTWLPKLSKLGVVPTRTEKRRVREAIAEYGVKTSSPAKLITQLSGGNQQKAILGRIFALDCPVYVLSEPTRGVDVGSKSQIYALLQKLTESGAAVVIISSELPELIGLADRVLVCFQGAVRGEVSGEQLQEEVLNAIAVSGHVHSEEPS from the coding sequence GTGAACGCAAGTGCGGCGCCTCTGGTCGAGGTACGCGGCGTCTCGAAGCGCTATCCGGGCGTGCTCGCCCTGGACAACGCCAGCCTGACCGTCAGTCCCGGCGAGATCGTGGCCCTGACCGGCGAGAACGGCTCCGGCAAGTCGACCCTGTCGAAGATCATCGGCGGGGCCGAGCAGCCGGACGGCGGGACCGTGCTGGTCGACGGCGTGGAGACGGTGATCGCCAACCCGGCCACCGCGCTCCAGCTGGGCATCGTGATGATCAGCCAGGAGCTGACCCTGGCCCCGCAGCTGACCGTGGCCGAGAACGTCTTCATGGGCCGGCTGCCCCGCCGCGGCCGGGTGATCGACTGGGCGACCGCGCGCCGCCGGGCCCGCGAGGAACTGGCCGCGCTGGACGTGCACGTCGACGTGGACGCCAAGGTGGGTGACCTGTCGGTGGAGCTGCAGCAGGAGGTCGAGATCGCCCGCGCGGTCTCCTCCAAGGCCCGGCTGCTGATCCTCGACGAGGCCACCAGCTCGCTGTCCGAGCACGCCACCGAGCGGCTGCTGGAACTCGTACGGGACCAGGCCGAGCGCGGCGTGGCGGTGCTGATGATCTCGCACCGGATGCCCGAGCTGTACGCGACGGCGAGCCGGGCCGCGGTGCTGCGCGACGGCAAACTGGTCGGCACGGTCCCGCTGCCCTCGACGCCCGAGTCCCAGCTGGTGCGGATGATGGTCGGCCGCGAGCTCAACGACTACTACGGCTCCCGCGACTGCGTGCCCGGCGACGTGGTGCTGCAGGTGCGCGATCTGGCCTCGGCCGACGGCGCGCTCGCCCCCACCTCGTTCGAGGTGCGCAGCGGCGAGATCGTCGGCATCGCCGGGCTCGTCGGCTCGGGCAAGGCCCAGCTCGGCATGGCCCTGGGCGGGGCCATCGCGGCCACCGGCGACGTCCGGGTCAACGGCACGGCCGTCGCGCTGGGCGACCCGCGCCGCGCTCTCGGCGCCGGCATCGGCCTGGTGCCCGACGACCGCAAACGCGCGGCCCTGCTGCCGACCCGCAGCGTCGCCCACAACATGACCCTGACGTGGCTGCCCAAGCTGTCGAAGCTGGGCGTGGTGCCCACCCGTACGGAAAAACGCCGGGTCCGGGAGGCGATCGCCGAGTACGGCGTGAAGACCTCGTCCCCGGCCAAGCTGATCACGCAGCTCTCCGGCGGCAACCAGCAGAAGGCGATCCTCGGACGCATCTTCGCGCTGGACTGCCCGGTCTACGTGCTCAGCGAGCCCACTCGCGGCGTCGACGTCGGCTCCAAGAGCCAGATCTACGCCCTGTTGCAGAAGCTGACCGAGAGCGGCGCCGCCGTCGTGATCATCAGTTCCGAGCTGCCCGAGCTGATCGGCCTGGCCGACCGGGTCCTGGTCTGTTTCCAGGGCGCGGTCCGCGGCGAGGTCAGCGGCGAGCAGCTGCAGGAAGAGGTGCTGAACGCGATCGCGGTCAGCGGGCACGTCCACTCCGAGGAGCCTTCATGA